The Silene latifolia isolate original U9 population chromosome 4, ASM4854445v1, whole genome shotgun sequence region ATCTGGCACACAGTTTTTGCCATTTTCACTGAATACTAGGAAATTTTACGCCAACACGGtgaatttttttcatttttagttGTGCAAGTACATTAAATTTTACGCCAAGTATTTGAGCTTCTCTTACCCATCATTCGCAGTAGCCTTTAACACTTGGCCCACTGAGAAaacgttgttgttgttgttgttgttgttgttgttgttgttgttgttgttgttgttgttgctgttgttgctgctgctgctgctgctgctgttgtatCGGATGCTATGACACACCCACCCATCCACTTACGGCTAAGGATAACATATCTTAGCTCTTCTTCCATAACTTATCAGGGAATAATTCTAACTACTCCATAATTATTATGCAGTGAAAAacattagtcattttcatttAAAGGATTAGTTATGTAGAAAGATGAAGCAAGTGAGACTAAAAAGCTATATGAagaagatcaatgtttaattagCTTCAGTGAGTAAGATTTAAAATTATTCGATTCAATACAATGTAGATGCAGCTAGGAAATTCAGATTAGTAATACATCTAAGTTCTGGCTGACTTCATATATGCCTGAAAAATAAATCACAGAAAGTATTTGGAGTGTTATGTCACCATGTCCCCGGCTCTCGTTACTTTAACAAGAAAACTACCCCCTTTAGTTTATCCTTATGATAAGAAATGCAATCACACCCTATGTTGATGATATGGATAGGCTATTTCTGGAAGACCAAGGACAATGTTTGCTGAAAATTGCCTATACTGATTATTACGGAGTACTTGATAACACAAGAAGTGAAGCCAATTTAGTTGGTCATTTTGCTTTGTTATTCCGTCTTATCGAGTTGTCGCAAACTGATGGAGATAAAATGTCCTTGTAACTTTACTGTGGTCACTTAATTGTTTATCTGTATACGCAGACAGGCATAATAGACCTTCATAATATAAAGACAATTCGGTTACTAATTTATAACAACAAGTACCTAACGGCCCATGAAGACGGCGAGTCAGTTATCCAAGGCAGAGGAGAAAGCCAAAAGCAAGCGTATTGGACCGTGGAACACTTGCCTTTAGCAGGAAAGAGTTTGGTACGCCTCAAGAGTAGCTACCAAAAGTATTTAACCGCCACAGATGATAACTTCTTGTTAGGTGCCACTGGAAAGAAGGTTAAACAAACACAGTTGAAATGGCTGGATTACTCGATTCAGTGGGAGCTCATAAGGGTTGACAACAAGCTGAAGCTAAAGACATGGAATGGTAACTTTTTGAAGGCTAATGGTGGATTTCCGCCATGGCGGAACTCACTCACCCATGATCTTCCTACTTTAATTCCTACTACCAGCTGTATACTTTGGGAGATTCAGGTCTTTGATGTTTATGGAAATTAAATGTGTGATTATCACAGTAAATTATATTTGTATCATTGGCGTTTGTTTGTTTGTACAAACACTGTGTATATGTTTTCGAGTGTTGCTATCATCTACCTTTTTCATACAACCTTCTCTCCCACCTTTTACCGTTACCCTCTCACTATCGGTTAAACAAATATATATCACGTGGGGACGGATGGGAAGTGATGAGGCAAAATATACAATACTTTAACCGCTTATGAGAGAAGAAGGGCGAAGAGAAGGTGAATAGTACTCCTTATATATTTACATTGTACTCCGTCTCATCCTTGTTGGGTCACACATAAGTTTTCTCCGGTGAAATGTCCGAGTAAGATGTGCACAGTGCATGTAGCCTCACTAGATCTAAAGCTAGCCTCACTATTGATTTTTTTCGGCTACAAGCATGAGTGTCCTACTTTGTTGACTTCTCCATGTGGACATAGAAAATTGTTGGGAAGTAAAATATAATACTTCTCCCAATTTCATTTATTATTTCCAATTCTTTTTGGCATAAGAAATAAGGGAATTAAATTAGATCACACAATACACATAATTCTACACCAAATTGATTATTTTAGACCACACAAAATTGTCcaaaaaaagaaagagggaacAATAAGAAAAATGGATGTAAAAGTAAagaggaacaataaatgaaattggagtgagtaacatttattattattattattttttcaaGAAAGGTACTCCTTCCGTCCCGGTTAATTATTATCCTTTggtttggcacaaagatcaaagAAAGAGGAGGGGCCAATTGcaaaatgacaagtggaccaaattgagtgttaATGGTTAAATTGTTCAACAAATTCATTCTTCAAATAGAAATGAcaataattgactgagacactCCAAAATGAAATAAGATAACAAATAACCGGAATAGACCAAGTAAAATTCTTTATCATCTATAAAAGGCAAATACAGAAATTTTTTGCAAAAAGGTATAGCCAAGTACAAACTCTTATAAATTCAGGCTCATAAGACCATCCCTaagcaaggtcaattgctaggtcatgaccttgcttgggtcaagttaattacacattaaaaGGAAATTAGGATGACCCATGAGTGaaaaaggtcaatttgtgacctaaGGTGGAGTAAAATGACCTAGGGATTGACCTCCCATGTGGCCAATTATTATTGGTTACAATATTTAAAatccaattaaaaaaaaaactaatatacAAACATTAAAAGTACAAATAGTACAAAAGACTAGAAAAGTAGTCTGCCCAACTGCCAAAATGCCAGAAGCGTAAACCTTTTTGTGCTTTTCCTACCTCTTCAACATTCAACCAACTCCCTCTTCAATATTAACTCAACCACCacatgcatgcaaaacaattaaaTGAACATTCACACCAACTTTCCATTTAATTGGGTAATAATTTTTTTACTGTCTAAAAATTTACTATAAAATGACCAAAATCAgattattacataaaaattacTCCTTGTCTTCTGCGTAATTTTTTCATAATCTTCAAAATCATAAAAATTATTGTCTTCTTTTACAtaagaaaaaaaaaccaaacactTATAATCTTTTCTGATTTTCAATACAATATGGATTTAAATCATTTTGATTTTTTAAGTTATGAAAATGACGATTATATATCACCTCTAAATACTCAAAATATCGATCTAAATCGAAGTACTCCAATTCCTACTTTTACGGAATTAGTTTCGGGtgatcaaaattatgaaaattttgatGGTTTTGGAAATCCGATTTGGTTGTCCCAACTCCGGACTCAAGATTTTGTTGAGGAAacccctaatttttgtgcaaaaaaatccaaaaaaaaaattattactaTAAAAAAATAATCAATCCAAATcacttggtgaaggtcgaaattGGACCGAAAAGGAGGATGAAGCTCTTATGTCCGCTTGGTGTTTAcagagaaaaaggattgtacatcagatgtattACCTCATACTTAAtgagtttttgagtttttgtgtatttttttattAGTTCTACAGAGTTTATAaagtcaaaaatcaaaattttatgagcttaaatgtaatttttttgagttataatataactttttgagattaatgtttaagtaaatgaactcaaaaactttataataaaactcaaaaattttaaattaaaactcaatttttttttcttaatgcTAAAAAATTATatcatctgatgtactacatcagatgtataatccacttactggtgTTTACATACCGCCAACTCAATGTATGCggcttttttaattatgtatgcgGTTTTTTTATTGTCAATGAAATCGTCTTTTCGATTATTAAATTTTAACattgttatttaataattttttCCGTAGTGTACGTCATTAAATTAATGTTTAATATATTggagtaattttattttattaaaattaaaaaaataacttgtgcataattagttagtaaataataattgaaaaaaTAAGAGAGAGGTTTTAGTGGGGTAGAGAATGTGGAAAATGATTGGAAATGATTATAAATGTTGaaaagtggaaaatgattgggttggtgacctaggtcgtgaccttttGCTTAGAAGGGTAAAAGTGGGTCAAGTTAAATAAGGTGTAATTAAGAGTAAAAATAGATCGTGACCTAATTAGATCGacctttgcttggggatggtctaaaaAGCTCCCCAATACTATCCTTTATCCCCCATTCATGAGTTCTGCTCTAGTTAGAAACTTGGGTCTATTCACCAACCAGTTAGTAGTGCGCCAGTTGGACCTTTACATATCCTATCATTTCTTTTATCTCATATAAAGTAGATAACAGTCTAATACAACATGAATGTCAGTAATATTTCAAATACCTGATTTTACCATGATCATCACATTTTTTTCAGTTCACAAGTCAAACTCCTTGGCCTTTGAGTAATACCCAACTAGCGCAATAGGTCTTCCATAACCTGAAGTCCTGAACAGATGACGGACATGAGAAAAATAAATGGTAACGGTTTTCTTTAGCTGCATAACAGCAGGGCCAGCTGGATGGGTGTACAGCCCGTGCGGTCGAACAGGGCCCCCAATTTAGGGGAGCCCAATCTATGCTGCGATCTGTTATTATACATAATAGCGAGTATTTGTTTCATGAAGCGCTTGCTGTCTCAGTGGTAAATGGATGTTACTTTGGTAGTGGGGACGCGAGTTCGACTCGCAGTACTCCCTTTCTAATTAAATTTTGCATATTTAAAATCAAGAAAAAGAACAGCAACCACGAATCGAACCTGGGTCGTATGTTTGTGACAATGCTAATATTGATTTCCAAGTTTACGTTATAAAGAAACATTAATATCTATATCTATTCGTGGAAAGTATAGAAATTACTCCGTATTAACTTATTAAGATGCACCCTTGATTAAGGGCCTATGTTGAAGATGTCGCACAGGGCCCCTAAATTGTCAAGGACGGCCCTGCATAACAGACAATACACCTGTTGGGGAGATAAAAACCTCTACTCTTCAACTTATCTACCGTGAGAAGGCATTCTTGAATGGCAAGAGAGACAATAAACTGTACATAGAAGTGCACACCAGATTCCAAATGACTTTATATCCAGCAATTTTCCTGAACTTATCCCTATAGAAATGTTAGGCttttaatgtaacacccccatttaatcAAGAGCATTTAACTAGACCTTCCCAGCTAAATATGAGCCTTCAACTAGAACTTATCAATCAAGTAACTAAGCATGTAGACAGGGTATTACCACTTGATGTGTAAAAATGATTTCCATTAGATCACAATGTTAGGAGAGTACCTGCAGCAACCTTATTACCAAATGATGTTCAGATGTGATccttaacaacaataatactattcCAGCATTTTTCATTATTAGAGCTAGAAATAGCCTCAAAGATATCAACCTCCCTAATGTTTATAAGCTCTGACCCATTCTCCCGATGTAGAAGATTAACCTCTAAACAACCTACAAAATAGCTTGCCAATTAAGCATTTGTTACAAGAAAGGATTTCTTTTATATTGAAGCCCCCTCCCTTTTTGGTGAACAAGAGCTATACCAGTTTATAAAGATAAGCCTAAAATGTCCATCAAAGATTTGTCACAAGAAGTCATTACATATTTTTTTAAACTTCTTTTTAATGGCTTTAGAGAGAAGCATTATGGCCAACCAGAAATTTCCAAGGCCAAACACAACTGAGTTAAGAAATTGCACTTCCCCAGTGTGAACCCCTGCGATAAATAAATGAGTAAACAACAGCGGAAATcattaatttttaaaactttttaagtTTAAACACGCGGGTTCACTAACATAAGTAAGCAAGTAAGAAACAGAAGATAAACTTTAGTTATTACAAATCAAGTCTAACTAAGAGGGGAAATGTCGTTCCCAAAACTACAAGTTTAAAGGTGAGTTTAAACACGAAAGGTATGTGCAGTGTAAAGCCTAGGGACAGGCAATATTGCAATTTGGGTTGCAGGATACTTTAAAAATATCAAATGACCTTATAAAATTCTGAATTTTTGTAACAAGCAAGTTTAAATATGGATCTAAAACTGTGCCAAATTTCATGAATTTAGAGGAATCCTAAGTATTTTTAATAATGACTGAAACAGCCTGAAATCCTGAGATTGCAGACAACAAACCCAGTTGAAGTGTAGGACTTGTTTTTGTGATGAAAAGATATAGTTATGACCTTAAATTCCCACAGAAGATTCACAGGAAATTCAAGGTTATAACTTAACAAATTTCAGACTCAAATCCACAGCTGAACACGGGATTAAAGCTTGAACTTTGTTCAACACAATTAAACTTAACCACATATAGGCACATGTTCAACTTAATGATGCCAaactgactttgatcaattaCCCACAGAGATCACAGGTTAATTACCAGGCCAGGGATTCAAACTACAGTTTaacacaagtttgaaagaaatgagagaagtctcaaggctAAATTTTCATTCCAAAATAATCTGCTTTCTTCAGTTGGGacacaggtccttatataggccttgtccTTGACTTACAGCTTGAAACCTAACAATCCAAGGGCCAAGATTCAATTTAAGATGAGTACAAACTATCTTAAATATATTACAAGTTGGAAATAAAGTTACTAGGTAAAAATTAAAACAGCAATGGataaaaacagactaaaataaagcaAGGGTGTAGTCTGGCATTTTGTCATTTGTGCACAGGTTTCTGTTGATCTTGTTGGCTAGCTGAGTACTTTATAAAGTCAAGACTTCTTGTAGTTTTCATGCAGTTGATTTCGTGGCAGGATGGTGCAGTGGTCCTCCTGCATTGGCCTCACAATTGCCTCACCCAAAATAGAAAGTCTGCTTTATGCTTTATCAACTCTTTCAGCAGCATATGACTGGCTGTTCTTGCTTGTTTTTCTGTGCTGATTTTCCTTTACATTTCTTGGCTGATCTTGGATGtttgtgttggggctggtgtccttaacagttagtgcaaggacttataaatctctaaaaggatcaaagggcatacttttggtattattatcagttggtccacgtttatcaataacggttggcttgctagataagtttgacgttattgtcatacagatggcggtgatcaactggtccctaaaagtcacacctataggatacgtttgagagatgtgacggtatgaaaatacagtcatgttgatgccaataattgactaagcagttagtccgagttatttgactaataattagtcaaatgtgatgttgagatattttatttaatacggattaaataataatggctaaggcgaattaagcagttaattcgtaaattaaatataaacgatttatatttaattaatgtatattgaatttatttaattatacaatattgtctttgtcggacatgtaataatatatcgactgagtcatgtcactagttgatacgttaataaccgataaccgatgacgatttataattgaaaacccgtcatatacattttagtaatttCGAGCTGAACTACGAGTTagaataaggaggaagtgaaagcccactccctccccttgagctctcggtttggccgaacaagacaaaaggagagagcctctctccttttgacctaagcaattcatttgtctctgaaattagggtttcggagcatTCTTCTcagaaatttctagatctcacatcgaataacctcacaatagctctctcgatattgcaagtcaattagagagcatttctagcacaagggcatagtctcagacggtcttgggtgcaacgattaggaggaaatctctgttgatttctgttctttacgccgcacatcaaaggacccgaggttgattcttaatctttatcgttttccattgtatttcgtttatgaccataaatcgcatgttatatttacgttataatccttaaaattaagggaattttacggatatttccctgcaagtggtatcagagcgaggccacgtaaattttcattgtgatttttcataaaacgattttgaaacggttgtttttgtctcgaaaaccgtgccatgtatacacggctgtttcgtttttttgttgaaaccgtgacatgtttttacacggttgatttatcttattttcgatttgttcttttacatattgttattttatacggagattatagcaatatgtcaagttttgtcagattgtaaaattgttttgatgcggttttgatcaaaattgagatgtttttgtttcgtcaaaactgtCTTCACGAGGGTTTCATGTTTTCAGAATGTTTTtgccctcgatcgagcatgtttctactcgatcgagagcccttccttgttgtttttgctcgatcgagtaattgcagtactcgatcgacctctgtttaaaaccccactgctcgatcgagaagtcctcgtactcgatcgagcgattttcttgataaaagccctcgatcgacctccgatcttgtcgatcgagtactttcgattagcatacctctcgatcgactagcgattggtcgatcgagcccttttgttcctcgatcgagcccttttgtccctggatcgagggatttttgttctggcagctttgaaaatttattctttttgttttaaattttcctttggccttaatatgtactttatacggatattgtacactcgctatgattgtgaaacggttcacacacgtaccattaagttattttaaagcgtatttaaagtaacggattgtaatagattaaaattaaactgatagaagcagttttatcacataaattttaatcgttaaaaggtggtttggataaatttaacataattacggaattatgtcacgaataaatttaatgttttagttgatgcattgtttttttatcgttattgttgaatgccttgaatgctttttattacgtatttattcatttttacaaacggttgtaacttagtgtggccttagtagaacgtgttaccgtaatgatggaacacggtcttggttgtattttgagatctcgtatctccgttttggatttttcacttgtaattaaagtttttttttgtatttagaatgtaaataggtttatatttgtaaattttaattgtaatttttgagaagaccaaagatggagatcggatgctcactcccgctgcaaggtcaaagatggaacatcaagacaagcttttcgggtccaacggtggattccaaagttgtattatgttctttttactaggataggccacactaggaattttatttacgtattgcattcttttatttatttttcgtaacgataatttgcatcatattccgcctaaaaccaaaccacctaataattgcatgaaaactgactcatatagaggtcacgagttagttttctttgacattctcatgtcactcgatctatgctaagccatcacctaaattaattcattcacgcagacgctagttatttgttcacttaaaatgaattaaaattaagttgatgggatcttcctcgtataaaccaaaattgagaatggtctttataggtcaaactccaatgagtcccttcttcgtcggtaggcataatatgaccccttctacgtcgggtaagttggaaccgattgacctattttatctcaacactatggtcactcgtacgatcctgtgattatggtggactatagataggatttacggaaatctatcgaccaagagttcttacggaagaattagctaaacagttggcttatcaatttacggaaattgagtcttgggatcacttgtatcattcttgaggaagatcaattatgcaagtgcaaatcacctcgatgagttgcttatttcgtttttgtttttctttctttttcagtgtaggaACACGAATTTTTAAAACTGCTATAAtgaaatggctggtcctactaacgacccaatgccaagtgtcacattggaccgtgagtcctggcttcggatcttcatgaatcagatgaatcagtctactcgactgaagaatgatggatcaaacttcgcggactgggaggcagcattacggaatgctgccactgctgacggaaagctcaaatTTCTGATTGAGCCCATGCCGCCAAActcaggtcccacggctagagctaatgagatcgccaagtttaacgatttctgtatggaagcgggtgcgattaaaaacgtactcatttttgcaatggaacccaatttgcagaaacgcttcatagcccatggtgcaaacaagattttcaccacgctcactaaggaattctcgaaagcaccgagaatcgtggcctatgagcataccactcgcttctttgatgcgagactccagaagggccaaccagttagcccacacattctcagcatgattgagaatgtcgagaagctggagacgcttgattgtaagatcagcgagaacattgttattgaccgcatgcttcattcactccacgatggttttgcgctctttagagcgaattactatatgaatgatttgaagaaaagtcctcatgaactacactcccttctcgttcagaccgagaaggatatgaagtttagtgggagcttgaaacaggatgttctcgtcgtgtcaaacaa contains the following coding sequences:
- the LOC141651800 gene encoding uncharacterized protein LOC141651800 produces the protein MDRLFLEDQGQCLLKIAYTDYYGVLDNTRSEANLTGIIDLHNIKTIRLLIYNNKYLTAHEDGESVIQGRGESQKQAYWTVEHLPLAGKSLVRLKSSYQKYLTATDDNFLLGATGKKVKQTQLKWLDYSIQWELIRVDNKLKLKTWNGNFLKANGGFPPWRNSLTHDLPTLIPTTSCILWEIQVFDVYGN